The Brassica napus cultivar Da-Ae chromosome C7, Da-Ae, whole genome shotgun sequence genome has a segment encoding these proteins:
- the LOC106399047 gene encoding uncharacterized protein LOC106399047 isoform X2, translating to MDKVILDKDPNCSEDLSMQSKEGEYRRCKIYDWTNDEDEVIAEGLVCSSKSKDMVNNIPLGPNAVSVEVVKVFNDQAYLWRPTADMFLIGDALSEKIAWPVLKVEVMPTPATEVTPTKCAGKKIASPSKPAKKKAVSPGSTSSTRSPKQKCTLLDCNNSGRKVAEGRVASTDPNELCHFVPLGPNASKVWIDVAKIGDAKVWRPNSEIEYISDAMGSVVAWPNDKIKFV from the exons ATGGATAAAGTGATTTTGGATAAGGATCCAAACTGTTCTGAAGATTTATCTAtg CAAAGCAAGGAAGGTGAATATCGAAGATGCAAGATATATGATTGGACCAATGATGAGGACGAGGTCATTGCTGAAGGTCTCGTGTGCTCTTCAAAATCCAAAGACATGGTTAACAACATACCTCTGGGTCCCAATGCTGTTAGTGTCGAAGTAGTGAAGGTGTTCAATGATCAAGCATATTTGTGGAGGCCAACCGCTGATATGTTCTTGATTGGTGATGCACTTAGCGAGAAAATAGCATGGCCAGTCCTAAAGGTTGAAGTCATGCCTACACCTGCTACAGAAGTAACACCAACTAAATGTGCAGGGAAGAAAATAGCATCACCTTCGAAGCCAGCCAAGAAAAAAGCAGTG AGTCCAGGCAGCACTAGTTCGACCAGAAGTCCGAAGCAGAAGTGCACTCTCTTGGATTGCAACAACTCTGGACGTAAGGTAGCTGAAGGAAGGGTAGCTTCAACGGATCCGAATGAGTTGTGCCACTTTGTACCCCTAGGTCCAAATGCAAGCAAGGTGTGGATTGATGTGGCTAAGATCGGTGATGCAAAAGTCTGGAGGCCAAATTCAGAGATTGAATACATATCTGATGCAATGGGTTCGGTTGTGGCATGGCCAAATGACAAAATCAAGTTTGTCTAA